Proteins found in one Nocardia brasiliensis ATCC 700358 genomic segment:
- a CDS encoding acyl-CoA dehydrogenase family protein, producing the protein MERTLFEPEHELFRESFRKFLDQHVAPNHAQWEEQGIVDRSVWLEAGKQGFLGMAMPEEYGGGGVKDFRYNAIVAEESVRGQYSGLGFALHNDVIAPYLLELANDEQKQRWLPGFCAGEIITAIAMTEPGTGSDLQGIKTRAVRDGDDWVLNGAKTFITNGINSDIVIVVAQTDPDKGAMGFSLLVVERDMPGFERGRNLDKLGLKAQDTAELSFTDVRVPAANLLGQEGAGFIHLMQNLPQERLSIAVMAAAAMESCLDMTCQYVRDRKAFGKPIGTFQNTRFVLAELATKTTAVRVLVDRFIEDLNAGRLSVEDAAMAKWWSTEEQVALIDRCLQLHGGYGYMKEYPIAKAYMDARVQTIYGGTTEIMKEIIGRSLKLS; encoded by the coding sequence GTGGAGCGCACACTGTTCGAACCCGAGCACGAGCTGTTCCGGGAGTCGTTCCGCAAGTTTCTCGATCAGCACGTCGCACCGAACCACGCGCAGTGGGAAGAGCAGGGGATCGTCGACCGTTCGGTCTGGCTCGAGGCCGGCAAACAGGGCTTCCTCGGCATGGCGATGCCCGAGGAGTACGGCGGCGGCGGGGTCAAGGACTTCCGCTACAACGCCATCGTCGCCGAGGAGTCGGTGCGCGGTCAGTACTCCGGGCTCGGTTTCGCCCTGCACAACGACGTGATCGCGCCCTACCTGCTGGAACTGGCCAACGACGAGCAGAAGCAGCGCTGGCTGCCCGGGTTCTGCGCGGGCGAGATCATCACCGCGATCGCGATGACCGAACCGGGCACCGGCTCGGACCTGCAGGGCATCAAGACCCGGGCGGTCCGAGACGGTGACGACTGGGTGCTCAACGGCGCCAAGACGTTCATCACCAACGGCATCAACTCCGATATCGTCATCGTGGTCGCGCAGACCGACCCCGACAAGGGCGCGATGGGGTTCAGCCTGCTGGTGGTGGAGCGCGACATGCCCGGCTTCGAGCGCGGCCGCAACCTGGACAAGCTCGGCCTCAAAGCGCAGGACACCGCCGAACTCAGCTTCACCGACGTCCGGGTGCCCGCCGCGAACCTGCTCGGGCAGGAGGGCGCGGGCTTCATCCACCTGATGCAGAACCTCCCGCAGGAGCGGTTGTCCATCGCCGTCATGGCGGCTGCCGCGATGGAATCCTGCCTGGACATGACCTGTCAGTACGTCCGCGACCGCAAGGCGTTCGGCAAGCCGATCGGCACCTTCCAGAACACCCGCTTCGTGCTCGCCGAGCTGGCCACCAAGACCACCGCCGTGCGCGTGCTGGTCGACCGTTTCATCGAAGACCTCAATGCCGGAAGGCTTTCCGTCGAGGACGCCGCGATGGCCAAGTGGTGGAGCACCGAGGAGCAGGTCGCGCTCATCGACCGCTGCCTGCAGCTGCACGGCGGCTACGGCTACATGAAGGAATACCCGATCGCCAAGGCGTACATGGACGCTCGCGTCCAGACCATCTACGGCGGCACCACCGAGATCATGAAGGAAATCATCGGTCGTTCCCTGAAACTGTCCTGA
- a CDS encoding glycosyltransferase family 39 protein: protein MAATLIATAPTGSVASPPDPVDQPPARPIERVGLAVLLLGTAIAYLWHITVNGMANNFYAGATWAGSRNWQSLLFGSLDPGNFITVDKPPVSQWIMGLSGQLFGFSSASMLVPQALMAVGAVALLYGAVTRATGSRGAGLLAGAILAATPVAAMMFRFNHPDAVMVLLMTAAAYCTIRAAAHAHGRWLVLAGVALGFAFLSKMLEGLMVSPALAVSYLIVAPTSLRNRLWHLAGGAVALVVSSGWYVLLTVLWPASSRPYLAGSTDNTFMNTVLGYNGFGRFLGDTAPSGSIALPDGYQAPPGLLQSFNDFGAPSAGRLFAGESGFEISWLIPAALLAFALVIASRWGSPRTDPVRGAALTFGLWLVTMGGAFSVMGAIEHSYYTLALAPATAGIVAVGVHELWRRRDEAFGRLGTAALVATMGGWAFVVLQRNSDWLPWVRWTVAGASALAVLGLLGTAIPATAGWQTARRRATAVLVIAGVLAGLGGSTAYAAATLPQAHTGRSPVVGPAKPVETGIAALIRRQTQNFADGGAFTNPQIVALLTSSSTTWSAAVDRGSVAAALELASRTPVIAIGGFAEADPVPTLEEFQGYVRDHRLSYYLVQEMQLPASWRTGGQAPTTPTPPWQVTGKPEIADWVSHHFPATHVGNIAVYDLTAHPN from the coding sequence ATGGCGGCGACCCTCATCGCGACGGCACCGACCGGTTCCGTTGCCTCCCCTCCCGATCCGGTGGACCAGCCTCCGGCGCGTCCGATCGAACGAGTCGGACTGGCCGTACTGCTGCTCGGCACCGCGATCGCCTACCTGTGGCACATCACGGTCAACGGTATGGCGAACAACTTCTACGCCGGCGCCACCTGGGCGGGCTCCCGGAATTGGCAGTCGCTGCTGTTCGGGTCGCTGGACCCGGGCAACTTCATCACGGTCGACAAACCACCGGTGTCACAGTGGATCATGGGCCTGTCCGGCCAGCTCTTCGGCTTCAGCAGCGCGAGCATGCTGGTGCCGCAGGCGCTGATGGCGGTGGGCGCGGTCGCACTGCTCTACGGCGCGGTCACCCGGGCCACCGGCAGCCGCGGCGCGGGACTGCTCGCCGGTGCGATCCTGGCGGCAACTCCGGTGGCGGCCATGATGTTTCGGTTCAACCACCCCGACGCGGTGATGGTGCTGCTGATGACGGCGGCCGCCTACTGCACGATCCGGGCCGCCGCGCACGCGCACGGCCGCTGGCTCGTACTCGCCGGTGTCGCACTGGGATTCGCGTTCCTGTCGAAGATGCTCGAAGGGCTCATGGTGTCGCCCGCACTCGCGGTGAGCTATCTGATCGTCGCGCCGACCTCGCTACGGAACCGGTTGTGGCACTTGGCCGGTGGTGCTGTCGCACTGGTCGTCTCGTCGGGGTGGTACGTGCTGCTCACCGTGCTGTGGCCCGCATCGTCGCGGCCCTATCTGGCGGGCTCGACGGACAACACGTTCATGAACACGGTGCTCGGTTACAACGGCTTCGGCCGGTTCCTCGGCGACACCGCGCCGAGCGGCAGCATCGCCCTGCCCGACGGATATCAGGCACCCCCGGGGCTGCTGCAAAGCTTCAACGATTTCGGCGCGCCCAGCGCGGGCAGGCTGTTCGCGGGCGAGAGCGGATTCGAGATCTCCTGGCTGATTCCGGCCGCGCTGCTGGCGTTCGCGCTGGTCATCGCGTCCCGGTGGGGTAGCCCGCGCACCGATCCGGTGCGTGGCGCAGCACTCACGTTCGGGCTGTGGCTGGTCACGATGGGCGGGGCGTTCAGCGTGATGGGCGCGATCGAGCACTCGTACTACACGCTGGCCCTCGCGCCCGCCACGGCCGGAATCGTCGCCGTCGGCGTGCACGAGCTGTGGCGACGGCGCGACGAGGCGTTCGGCCGGCTCGGCACGGCGGCGCTCGTCGCCACCATGGGTGGCTGGGCTTTCGTTGTGCTGCAACGTAATTCCGACTGGCTGCCGTGGGTGCGGTGGACCGTCGCCGGGGCGAGCGCACTGGCCGTGCTCGGCCTGCTCGGCACCGCGATACCGGCGACCGCTGGATGGCAGACCGCCCGCCGGCGCGCCACCGCGGTACTCGTGATCGCCGGAGTGCTTGCCGGACTGGGTGGTTCGACCGCTTACGCGGCGGCGACCCTGCCGCAGGCGCATACGGGTCGCAGTCCCGTCGTCGGTCCCGCCAAACCCGTGGAGACCGGGATCGCGGCGCTCATCCGGCGCCAGACCCAGAACTTCGCCGACGGTGGCGCGTTCACCAACCCGCAGATCGTCGCGCTGCTGACGAGTTCCTCCACTACATGGTCGGCCGCGGTGGATCGTGGATCCGTCGCCGCCGCACTCGAATTGGCCAGTCGCACACCGGTGATCGCCATCGGCGGCTTCGCCGAGGCAGATCCGGTCCCCACCCTCGAAGAGTTCCAGGGCTACGTGCGCGACCACCGACTCAGCTACTACCTGGTCCAGGAAATGCAACTACCCGCATCGTGGCGCACCGGCGGCCAAGCCCCCACCACCCCCACACCCCCCTGGCAGGTAACCGGCAAACCCGAAATCGCCGACTGGGTCTCCCACCACTTCCCCGCCACCCATGTAGGCAACATCGCCGTCTACGACCTGACCGCCCACCCCAACTGA
- a CDS encoding lysophospholipid acyltransferase family protein gives MSHDRAGSAGHGDRHSDVLEQQTLSDGAPLHVSLSDTDVRVIEALLAPLRAWTSPRFYGLDNIPAEGPVLLVGNHNLMGGIDAPLLLPEVLRRRGRLIRGLAENVLISVPGLRHFLHRYGAVRGTRGNCLALLRRGDAVIVFPGGGREAVRRKNEKYVLKWEGRSGFARMAIEAGAPIVPVAMIGVDDAYDIVVDGDHPVLRPLRWTVQALGLHPALTPPLLRGLGPTVLPRPERFYFSAGTPIDPAPWRDAPDHTTAAKELRDVTRKALEGELEFLFAERARDSGRHLTGRLRDWLRP, from the coding sequence ATGTCGCACGACCGCGCGGGGTCGGCCGGTCACGGAGATCGGCATTCGGACGTACTCGAGCAGCAGACGCTCAGCGACGGCGCGCCGTTGCACGTGTCGCTGTCCGACACCGACGTGCGCGTGATCGAGGCGCTGCTCGCCCCGCTGCGTGCGTGGACCAGCCCGCGGTTCTACGGCCTGGACAACATTCCGGCCGAAGGCCCCGTGCTGTTGGTCGGCAACCACAACCTGATGGGCGGGATCGACGCTCCGCTGCTGCTGCCCGAGGTGTTGCGCCGCCGCGGCAGGCTGATCCGCGGTCTCGCCGAGAACGTGCTGATCTCCGTCCCCGGCCTGCGGCATTTCCTGCACCGCTATGGTGCGGTCCGCGGCACCCGCGGCAACTGCCTCGCCCTGCTGCGTCGCGGGGACGCCGTCATCGTGTTCCCCGGCGGCGGGCGAGAAGCGGTGCGCCGCAAGAACGAGAAGTACGTCCTCAAATGGGAGGGACGCAGCGGCTTCGCCCGCATGGCGATCGAGGCGGGCGCGCCGATCGTGCCGGTCGCGATGATCGGGGTGGACGACGCCTACGACATCGTGGTCGACGGCGACCATCCGGTACTGCGCCCACTGCGCTGGACCGTGCAAGCCCTCGGCCTGCACCCCGCCCTGACTCCGCCCCTGCTGCGCGGCCTCGGCCCCACCGTCCTGCCCCGCCCCGAACGCTTCTACTTCTCCGCAGGCACCCCCATCGACCCGGCCCCTTGGCGTGACGCCCCCGACCACACAACGGCCGCAAAGGAATTGCGCGACGTCACCCGCAAAGCCCTCGAGGGAGAACTCGAGTTCCTCTTCGCCGAACGCGCCCGAGACTCCGGCCGCCACCTGACCGGCCGCCTCCGCGACTGGCTCCGCCCCTGA
- the hflX gene encoding GTPase HflX, with translation MKRSGGWTPAEPTVGEMQLDERSSLRRVAGLSTELTDITEVEYRQLRLERVVLVGVWTAGSAAQADASMTELAALAETAGSEVLEGLIQRRDKPDPATYIGSGKADELRAVVLETGADTVICDGELTPAQLTALEKVVKVKVIDRTALILDIFAQHATSREGKAQVALAQMEYMLPRLRGWGESMSRQAGGRAGSNGGVGLRGPGETKIETDRRRIRERMAKLRREIREMKTARDTMRARRNSSGIPSVAIVGYTNAGKSSLMNALTGAGLLVQDALFATLDPTTRRADLDDGREVVFTDTVGFVRHLPTQLVEAFRSTLEEVTGADLLLHVVDGSDPLPAEQIKAVREVITDVIKEQGTVAPPELLVVNKIDALDQLALTRLRGQLPDAEFVSVHADIGIDTLRDRLAEVLGGLDVEVGVLLPYTRGDLLARIHADGRIITSTHEEGGTRVRARVPHSLAAALAEYAHAGGADKAETNGHVEI, from the coding sequence ATGAAGCGTTCCGGGGGATGGACTCCGGCCGAACCGACGGTCGGCGAAATGCAGCTCGACGAACGCAGCTCGCTGCGTCGCGTCGCCGGGCTGTCCACCGAACTCACCGACATCACCGAGGTCGAATACCGGCAGCTGCGCCTGGAGCGGGTCGTGCTGGTCGGTGTGTGGACCGCGGGCAGCGCCGCCCAGGCCGACGCGAGCATGACCGAACTGGCCGCGCTCGCAGAAACCGCGGGCTCGGAGGTGCTGGAAGGATTGATCCAGCGCCGCGACAAGCCGGACCCGGCCACCTACATCGGCTCCGGCAAGGCCGACGAGTTGCGCGCCGTCGTGCTGGAAACCGGCGCGGACACCGTGATCTGCGACGGTGAACTGACACCCGCGCAGCTGACCGCGCTGGAGAAGGTCGTCAAGGTCAAGGTGATCGACCGGACCGCGCTGATCCTGGACATCTTCGCCCAGCACGCCACCTCGCGGGAAGGCAAAGCCCAGGTCGCCCTCGCGCAGATGGAATACATGCTGCCGCGACTGCGCGGCTGGGGTGAGTCCATGTCCCGCCAGGCCGGTGGTCGCGCGGGCAGCAACGGCGGTGTGGGTCTGCGTGGTCCCGGTGAGACGAAGATCGAGACCGACCGCCGCCGCATCCGCGAGCGAATGGCCAAGCTGCGCCGCGAGATCCGCGAGATGAAAACCGCGCGCGACACCATGCGGGCGCGCCGCAATTCCAGCGGCATCCCGTCGGTCGCGATCGTCGGCTACACCAACGCGGGCAAGTCCAGCCTGATGAACGCGCTCACCGGCGCCGGGCTGCTGGTCCAGGACGCGTTGTTCGCCACCCTCGATCCGACCACCCGGCGCGCCGATCTGGACGACGGCCGCGAGGTCGTCTTCACCGACACCGTCGGTTTCGTCCGGCACCTGCCGACCCAGCTGGTCGAGGCGTTCCGGTCCACCTTGGAAGAGGTGACCGGCGCCGATCTGCTGCTGCACGTGGTCGACGGCTCCGACCCGCTGCCCGCCGAACAGATCAAGGCGGTCCGCGAGGTGATCACCGACGTGATCAAGGAGCAGGGCACGGTGGCGCCGCCGGAACTGCTGGTGGTCAACAAGATCGACGCACTGGATCAGCTGGCACTGACCCGCCTGCGCGGCCAGCTCCCCGACGCCGAATTCGTCTCGGTGCACGCCGATATCGGCATCGACACCCTGCGCGATCGGCTCGCCGAGGTGCTCGGCGGTCTCGACGTCGAAGTCGGCGTCCTGCTGCCCTACACCCGCGGCGACCTGCTCGCCCGCATCCACGCGGACGGCCGCATCATCACCTCCACCCACGAGGAGGGCGGCACCCGGGTCCGCGCCCGCGTCCCGCATTCGCTGGCCGCGGCGCTCGCGGAATACGCGCACGCCGGTGGAGCGGACAAGGCAGAGACGAACGGGCACGTCGAAATCTGA
- the dapF gene encoding diaminopimelate epimerase, whose translation MSDFEFAKGHGTQNDFVVLPDPEVRLDLTPERVSALCDRQRGLGADGVLRVARAEALRDAGVLADLPAGVRDTDWFMDYRNADGSIAEMCGNGTRVFAHYLVASGLETSDTFVVGSRAGGRPVVVHSATAVDGDVTVDMGRVRELGESTATIAGWGYHGVGIDVGNPHLACVDPELTVDALGKLDLSVPPGYDPDLFPHGVNVEILTALDADRAVDMRVYERGVGETRSCGTGTVAAATAALLREGFRVGTDSGEVRVRIPGGEVTVGLVEGVATLRGPSVLLASGRIAESWWQHL comes from the coding sequence GTGTCGGATTTCGAGTTCGCCAAAGGGCACGGCACCCAGAACGATTTCGTGGTGCTGCCGGATCCCGAGGTTCGGCTGGACCTGACCCCGGAGCGGGTGAGTGCGCTGTGCGATCGGCAGCGCGGGCTCGGCGCCGACGGCGTGCTGCGGGTCGCGCGGGCCGAAGCGCTACGCGACGCGGGCGTGCTCGCCGACCTGCCCGCGGGCGTGCGCGACACCGACTGGTTCATGGACTATCGCAATGCCGACGGCTCGATCGCCGAGATGTGCGGCAACGGCACGCGCGTGTTCGCGCACTATCTGGTGGCCTCCGGACTGGAAACGAGCGACACGTTCGTGGTGGGCAGCCGGGCCGGGGGACGGCCGGTGGTGGTCCACTCCGCGACCGCGGTCGACGGCGACGTCACCGTCGACATGGGCCGCGTCCGGGAACTCGGCGAATCCACCGCCACCATCGCGGGCTGGGGTTATCACGGCGTCGGCATCGACGTCGGTAACCCGCATCTGGCCTGCGTCGACCCGGAGCTGACCGTGGACGCCCTGGGCAAGCTCGACCTGAGCGTGCCGCCGGGCTACGACCCGGACCTGTTCCCGCACGGTGTCAACGTGGAGATCCTGACCGCGCTGGACGCCGACCGCGCCGTGGACATGCGGGTCTACGAACGCGGCGTCGGCGAAACCCGTTCCTGCGGAACCGGAACCGTCGCCGCGGCGACCGCGGCGCTGCTGCGCGAGGGCTTCCGCGTCGGCACCGACAGCGGCGAGGTGCGGGTGCGCATTCCGGGCGGCGAAGTGACCGTCGGACTGGTCGAGGGCGTCGCGACGCTGCGCGGACCCTCGGTGCTGCTCGCCTCCGGTCGCATCGCCGAGAGCTGGTGGCAGCACCTCTGA
- a CDS encoding TrmH family RNA methyltransferase encodes MTRRVSTRNASVQVWQAYLNNRTKRHRDGRFLVQGVRPITQALANDWPLETLLYRLGTPDLSSWARQLLDTSDVPQVGLVPELMAELGEKAGGIPEVVAVAISRQDELATFEPGEPGEDAPVVVVFDRPNSPGNLGTLIRSADAFGASGVVVTGHGADQYDPQAVRASTGSLFAMPVLRAAGPAQVLEFRDRQVQRGIPTRIVGTDEHGPRAAYDHDFTEATILVVGNETGGMSAAWQQACDDLVHIPMGGTASSLGAPSAAAVALYEISRQRRTFAK; translated from the coding sequence GTGACCCGACGTGTGAGCACCCGAAACGCCTCCGTCCAGGTGTGGCAGGCCTACCTGAACAACCGCACCAAACGCCACCGTGACGGTCGCTTCCTGGTGCAGGGCGTCCGGCCGATCACCCAGGCCCTGGCCAACGACTGGCCGCTGGAGACGCTGCTCTACCGTCTCGGCACGCCCGACCTGTCCAGCTGGGCCAGGCAGCTGCTGGACACCAGCGACGTCCCGCAGGTCGGGCTGGTCCCGGAACTGATGGCCGAGCTCGGCGAAAAGGCCGGCGGCATACCGGAAGTGGTTGCGGTGGCGATCTCGCGCCAGGACGAGCTGGCCACGTTCGAACCGGGGGAGCCGGGTGAGGACGCGCCCGTGGTCGTGGTGTTCGACCGGCCGAACTCGCCGGGCAATCTCGGCACGCTGATCCGGTCCGCGGACGCGTTCGGCGCCAGCGGTGTCGTGGTCACCGGGCACGGCGCCGACCAGTACGACCCGCAGGCGGTCCGCGCCTCGACCGGCTCGCTGTTCGCGATGCCGGTGCTGCGGGCCGCGGGTCCCGCGCAGGTGCTCGAATTCCGGGATCGGCAGGTCCAGCGCGGCATTCCGACCCGGATCGTCGGCACCGACGAACATGGACCCCGGGCCGCCTACGATCACGATTTCACCGAGGCGACCATCCTCGTGGTCGGGAACGAGACCGGCGGAATGAGCGCGGCCTGGCAGCAAGCCTGCGACGACCTGGTGCACATTCCGATGGGCGGCACCGCGAGCTCGCTCGGCGCGCCCTCCGCGGCGGCCGTGGCGCTCTACGAAATTTCCCGGCAGCGCCGGACGTTTGCCAAATGA
- the miaA gene encoding tRNA (adenosine(37)-N6)-dimethylallyltransferase MiaA has product MVSDRITPIAVVGPTATGKSDLGLGLAERLGGEIVNIDAMQLYRGMDVGTAKLTPAERRGIPHHQLDVLEVTETATVAAYQSSASADVAAIMARGRVPVIVGGSMMYVQALLDEWAFPATDPQVRARWEALLAEGGVAAVHAALQAADPAAAATILPTDGRRMVRALEVVELTGQPFAASAPEIGTPRWGTVIIGVDRDTAELDERIELRTARMFDGGLVDEVRALLDRGLRSGVTARRAIGYAQVLSYLDNEYDLEHAQERTLIGTRRYVRRQRSWFRRDPRVHWVDGAAPDLVATTLALLDEKERTPQ; this is encoded by the coding sequence GTGGTGAGCGACCGGATCACCCCGATCGCGGTGGTCGGCCCGACCGCCACCGGCAAATCCGACCTCGGGCTCGGGCTGGCCGAACGGCTCGGCGGTGAGATCGTCAACATCGACGCGATGCAGCTCTATCGCGGCATGGACGTCGGCACCGCCAAACTGACCCCCGCCGAACGCCGCGGCATCCCGCACCACCAACTGGACGTGCTGGAGGTGACCGAGACTGCGACGGTCGCCGCCTACCAGAGCTCGGCCAGTGCCGACGTGGCGGCGATCATGGCGCGCGGTCGCGTCCCGGTGATCGTCGGCGGGTCGATGATGTATGTGCAAGCGCTGCTGGACGAATGGGCGTTCCCGGCCACCGACCCGCAGGTGCGCGCCCGCTGGGAGGCGTTGCTCGCCGAGGGCGGTGTCGCGGCGGTGCACGCCGCGTTGCAAGCCGCCGATCCGGCCGCGGCCGCCACCATCCTGCCCACCGACGGGCGGCGGATGGTGCGCGCGCTCGAGGTCGTCGAACTCACCGGCCAGCCGTTCGCCGCGTCCGCGCCCGAGATCGGCACCCCACGCTGGGGCACCGTGATCATCGGCGTCGACCGCGACACCGCTGAACTGGACGAGCGGATCGAACTGCGCACCGCGCGAATGTTCGACGGCGGGCTCGTCGACGAAGTGCGCGCCCTGCTCGATCGTGGCCTGCGCTCGGGCGTCACGGCTCGGCGCGCCATCGGCTACGCACAAGTCCTGTCGTACCTCGACAACGAATACGACCTGGAACACGCGCAAGAACGCACCCTGATCGGCACCCGGCGCTACGTTCGGCGGCAGCGCTCGTGGTTCCGCCGCGACCCGCGGGTGCACTGGGTGGACGGCGCCGCGCCCGACCTGGTGGCGACGACGCTCGCCCTGCTCGACGAGAAAGAACGGACTCCGCAGTGA
- a CDS encoding DUF349 domain-containing protein translates to MTDSNGTAKASPGKMPRSSGAPKPGGSIQPPKPHATPGPAQQHPHPVVVPTVTDPSVWGRVDDDGTAWVKTADGERQVGSWQAGDAAEGLAHFGRRFDDLATEVALLEARLAAGADARKTKAAALAIAESLPTAAVIGDIDGLAKRLDAIAEHSEEAAAHAKEEKDRARHEHTERKEALCAEAEKIAAESTQWKAAGDRLREILDEWKSIRGVDRKVDDALWKRYSKAREAFNRRRGAHFAELDRERAAAKTRKEELCVRAEELSGSTDWVGTAGIFRDLLAEWKAAGRAPREADEALWRRFKSAQDVFFAARNAAVTERDAEFEQNATAKEELLAAYEHIDPANGLEAARAGLRELQDKWDALGKVPRERMQELEGKLRAIEKRVRDAADAQWRRTDPEAMARAAQFRERVAQFEEQAAKAQAAGKARDAEKALEQAKQWREWAEAAEGAVTNR, encoded by the coding sequence ATGACCGACAGCAACGGAACCGCGAAAGCCAGCCCCGGCAAGATGCCGCGCTCTTCCGGTGCCCCGAAACCCGGCGGTTCGATCCAGCCCCCCAAACCGCACGCGACGCCGGGCCCGGCACAGCAGCACCCGCACCCGGTCGTCGTGCCGACCGTCACCGACCCCAGCGTCTGGGGCCGCGTCGACGACGACGGCACCGCCTGGGTGAAGACCGCCGACGGCGAGCGCCAGGTCGGCTCCTGGCAGGCCGGTGACGCGGCCGAGGGGCTCGCCCACTTCGGCCGCCGGTTCGACGACCTGGCCACCGAGGTCGCGCTGCTCGAAGCCCGCTTGGCCGCGGGCGCGGACGCGCGCAAGACCAAAGCCGCGGCGCTCGCCATCGCCGAATCGCTGCCCACCGCGGCGGTGATCGGCGATATCGACGGACTCGCGAAACGGCTCGACGCCATCGCCGAACACTCCGAAGAAGCGGCCGCGCACGCCAAGGAGGAGAAAGACCGGGCCCGCCACGAGCACACCGAGCGCAAGGAAGCGCTCTGCGCCGAGGCCGAGAAGATCGCCGCCGAATCCACCCAGTGGAAGGCCGCCGGCGACCGGTTACGCGAGATCCTCGACGAATGGAAGTCGATCCGCGGCGTGGACCGCAAGGTCGACGACGCGCTCTGGAAGCGGTACTCGAAGGCCCGTGAGGCGTTCAACCGCCGACGGGGCGCGCACTTCGCCGAACTCGATCGGGAACGCGCCGCGGCCAAGACCCGCAAAGAAGAGCTGTGCGTGCGCGCCGAGGAGCTGTCCGGCTCCACCGACTGGGTCGGCACCGCGGGCATCTTCCGCGATCTGCTCGCCGAATGGAAAGCGGCGGGCCGTGCGCCTCGCGAGGCCGACGAGGCGCTGTGGCGGCGTTTCAAGAGCGCACAGGACGTGTTCTTCGCCGCGCGCAACGCCGCGGTCACCGAACGTGACGCGGAATTCGAGCAGAACGCGACCGCCAAGGAAGAGCTGCTCGCCGCCTACGAGCACATCGACCCGGCCAACGGCCTCGAGGCGGCCCGCGCCGGCCTGCGCGAACTACAGGACAAGTGGGACGCCCTGGGCAAGGTGCCGCGCGAACGCATGCAGGAACTCGAAGGCAAGCTGCGCGCCATCGAGAAGCGGGTCCGCGACGCCGCCGACGCGCAATGGCGGCGCACCGACCCCGAAGCCATGGCGCGCGCCGCCCAATTCCGCGAGCGCGTAGCGCAATTCGAGGAACAGGCCGCCAAAGCCCAAGCCGCCGGTAAGGCGCGCGACGCGGAGAAGGCGCTCGAGCAGGCCAAGCAGTGGCGAGAGTGGGCCGAGGCCGCGGAAGGCGCCGTCACCAACCGCTGA